In the genome of Tetrapisispora phaffii CBS 4417 chromosome 14, complete genome, one region contains:
- the PBP2 gene encoding telomere maintenance protein PBP2 (similar to Saccharomyces cerevisiae PBP2 (YBR233W); ancestral locus Anc_6.139) → MTGTEEFVDDKRGSEATDMDGNSSKVLKRKNEDNQEGQLEAEIKRVALDDDDDDDDDDAGEEQERRLDSDSKNIVSEDSNATTVDDNHIHLRLLCLVREASLVVGHRGDRISKIKNITSTKINISENNKDTPERVIHVRGDYMNVAKAIALIVKSITNTFDDQINSVPQHKDTTVVDRDTQRNFNDNNNSDELPTTLYFLISHFLMGYIIGKNGKKLKEIEESSSIKLFASPQQLLPSNDRILAITGTSDALEVAVLNISKTIITNSNNIKNKRYTNRAIFYQPTPMYSVLINNYSNISYPIHLNMDIGKNIGMQMGMNMNMGMDMNAGYSHQQHHQYHPTDKYTSYRNNKRTLPLRPVNIPQCNPSARNDDTKSIVYTPANAAKAMSFIPNFTIPNVKVVEPQIFNSDQILPMTLVTQEVYIDENFVGNIIGKDGRHINSIKESTGCSIKIDPQEEGSLERKLIIRGTSMASQAAIMLISNKIETDKMNRKER, encoded by the coding sequence ATGACTGGTACTGAGGAGTTTGTGGACGATAAGAGAGGCTCAGAGGCCACTGATATGGATGGAAACAGTAGCAAGGTACTGAAGCGTAAGAATGAGGATAATCAGGAAGGTCAGTTAGAAGCTGAAATTAAGCGTGTTGCTctagatgatgatgatgatgatgatgatgatgatgcGGGAGAGGAGCAAGAACGTCGATTGGATTCAGATTCGAAAAATATAGTGTCAGAAGATAGTAATGCCACAACTGTTGATGACAACCATATCCATTTGAGATTGTTGTGTCTTGTCAGAGAAGCTTCATTAGTCGTGGGACATAGAGGCGACAGAAtaagtaaaataaaaaatataacgTCCACAAAGATTAATATAtctgaaaataataagGACACTCCAGAGAGAGTGATACATGTTAGAGGAGATTATATGAATGTGGCCAAAGCTATCGctttaattgtaaaatcGATAACAAATACTTTTGATGACCAAATAAACTCAGTGCCACAACACAAGGATACAACCGTTGTGGATAGAGATACTCAAcgtaattttaatgataataataactcaGATGAACTACCGACTACattgtattttttgatatcaCATTTTCTAATGGGATACATAATAGGGAAGAATGGTAAGAAACTTAAAGAGATCGAAGAATCCAGCTCGATAAAATTGTTTGCATCACCACAACAATTGCTACCATCTAATGATAGAATACTTGCTATCACTGGTACTTCTGATGCATTGGAAGTCGCcgtattaaatatttccaaaacaataataactaactcaaataatatcaagAACAAGAGATATACAAATAGAGCTATATTTTACCAACCAACGCCGATGTACTCTGTGCTGATAAATAACTATTCCAACATAAGCTATCCAATCCATTTAAACATGGATATAGGGAAGAACATCGGCATGCAAATGGGTATGAACATGAACATGGGTATGGACATGAATGCGGGATACAGCCACCAGCAGCATCACCAGTACCACCCTACCGATAAGTATACCTCATACCGTAACAATAAAAGGACATTACCATTAAGACCTGTGAATATTCCACAATGTAACCCATCTGCTAGAAATGACGACACAAAAAGCATTGTTTATACTCCGGCAAATGCAGCAAAAGCCATGTCTTTTATTCCAAATTTCACAATCCCAAATGTAAAAGTAGTCGAACCCcaaattttcaattcagATCAAATATTACCAATGACTTTAGTAACGCAAGAGGTATACATTGATGAAAACTTCGTTGGTAATATCATTGGAAAGGATGGTAGGCATATAAACTCTATAAAGGAATCCACCGGTTGCTCAATAAAGATAGACCCCCAAGAGGAAGGATCATTGGAGAGAAAGTTAATAATCAGAGGTACTTCGATGGCCTCACAAGCTGCAATTATGTTGATCAGTAACAAAATCGAAACAGACAAAATGAACCGCAAGGAAAGATAA
- the TPHA0N01180 gene encoding protein kinase COQ8 (similar to Saccharomyces cerevisiae ABC1 (YGL119W) and YBR230W-A; ancestral locus Anc_6.133) — MSRQNLYQYYCMLSGARSVIKGSGIVAKESLSTWVNTSTLTRPILNQFQWFHDPKWEQAKTLSNTIRYGGGKINIRQYSTQRSVKKNDSDDTVESGKVRILESSEVPTSRISRLFHYGSLAANVGANIAVKSISEASRGNRPSWKSLILSESNIEAIVKKFSKMRGAALKIGQMMSFQDDKLLPKELYEILSRVQNSANYMPQRQLDRVMRKELGSDWETKFFKTFNKTPLAAASIGQVHEAELKNGDKVVVKVQYPGVKDSIDSDLNNILMLLTASRLLPKGLFLDKTVANARRELKWECDYKREALALTKFRELVKNDSAFVVPKVYDELTTEAVLTMEKLEGAEIMKLPNDIPQSLRNFIGENIMRLCLNEIATFEFMQTDPNWANFLYNKKTNKVELLDFGASRPFPAGFVTAYRKLLTYARDIDYEGVKKMSIELGYLNGLESKSMVDAHIESIVTLCEVFRGKDTDVFPFSEQTVSDRIRSNIGLMLNERLCPPPDETYSLHRKFSGVFLLCSRLGADVHCAKLFNEIFYLKDEETVTK, encoded by the exons ATGTCAAGACAAAATTTATATCAATACTATTGCATGCTATCAGGTGCTCGATCTGTCATAAAAGGATCTGGTATTGTTGCTAAGGAATCTCTATCGACTTGGGTCAATACCTCTACTCTAACGAGACCGATACtgaatcaatttcaatggTTTCATGATCCAAAATGGGAACAGGCAAAAACTCTGTCTAATACAATAAGATATGGTGGTGGGAAGATTAATATAAGACAATATTCTACTCAAAGAAGCGTTAAGAAA AATGACAGTGACGATACAGTTGAGTCTGGAAAAGTCCGCATATTGGAGAGTTCAGAGGTCCCGACCTCTAGGATATCTCGTTTGTTTCATTACGGTTCATTGGCAGCTAATGTCGGTGCCAACATCGCTGTCAAGAGTATATCAGAGGCCTCGAGAGGAAATAGACCATCATGGAAATCATTAATCCTTTCTGAATCTAATATTGAAGCTATAGTGAAGAAGTTCTCGAAAATGAGAGGTGCTGCATTGAAAATAGGGCAAATGATGTCATTCCAAGACGATAAATTATTACCAAAGGAATTGTATGAAATTTTATCTAGGGTGCAAAACAGTGCAAACTATATGCCCCAAAGACAATTGGATAGAGTTATGAGAAAAGAATTGGGTTCCGATTGGGAgacaaaattttttaaaactttCAATAAGACACCTTTAGCTGCAGCTAGCATTGGCCAAGTACATGAAGCTGAACTGAAGAATGGAGATAAAGTAGTTGTAAAAGTACAGTACCCAGGAGTAAAGGATTCTATTGACTCTGATTTGAATAACATATTGATGCTGTTAACAGCCTCTAGATTATTGCCAAAGGGTTTGTTTCTTGATAAGACAGTAGCCAATGCAAGAAGAGAACTAAAATGGGAATGTGATTACAAAAGAGAAGCACTTGCATTGACAAAATTTAGAGAATTAGTTAAAAATGATTCTGCATTCGTGGTTCCAAAAGTATACGATGAATTGACCACAGAAGCTGTTTTAACCATGGAAAAATTAGAAGGTGCtgaaataatgaaattaccAAACGATATTCCACAGTCGTTAAGAAACTTTATTGgtgaaaatataatgagACTGTGTTTGAATGAAATTGCTACTTTTGAGTTCATGCAAACCGATCCTAACTGGGCTAATTTCTTATACAATaagaaaacaaacaaagttgaattattagattttgGTGCCTCTAGGCCATTTCCTGCCGGATTTGTAACTGCGTATAGGAAACTGTTAACGTACGCTAGAGATATTGACTATGAAGGAGTTAAGAAAATGTCTATTGAATTAGGATATCTAAATGGCTTGgaatcaaaatcaatggTGGATGCTCATATAGAGAGTATTGTTACATTATGTGAAGTGTTTAGGGGGAAAGATACAGATGTGTTTCCGTTTAGTGAGCAAACAGTCTCTGATAGAATAAGAAGCAATATTGGATTAATGCTAAATGAAAGACTCTGTCCACCACCAGATGAGACTTACTCTTTGCATCGTAAATTTAGTGGTGTATTCTTGTTGTGTTCTAGATTGGGAGCTGACGTTCATTGTGCGAAACTCTTCAATGAAATATTCTACTTGAAAGACGAGGAAACAGTTACAAAATAG
- the PAN2 gene encoding poly(A)-specific ribonuclease (similar to Saccharomyces cerevisiae PAN2 (YGL094C); ancestral locus Anc_6.176): MNNWQPSFVNSVDLTEHLKKSYFRYDDKEKQISKIVFDDFANLIWCGDTYGRVSSYDINSQLYTRCTSHIGAIPVNDILIRKEGIISLCDDSIHISNRRGVTISSITSMELSVLTGLKTMCFNSNDSQNSIYCAGNNTNTGIISIDLNKNCLSSMIDYNPKVKLLCTSNKIISIGKQSGSIDLLDPNSNHIIKSFAGHSATISAMDSRDYTLTTVGKSKRFNNTYADPFVNVYDLRIMRQLPPISFSKGTSMGSGGADFVRLHPVLPTIMTVASDQGSFDFVDLSNPILRTQYVHPCKSIKAMELSPNGDHIAFLNSDNTLNLWSRSGGSTNCTNKPEPLEYPEYINDGVNSGLTSIDNFDYPLSSVGMPYYNEKLLSAWPQVIFHSNGTIPKAIDSNSLQSPKVKNPTLNSRTSSTQTANSHLASKQYPLLRYNKSKYGHGNVAETYVSLSEIRKKQNTKSTFANKATTSGNGNGSQSDELSDILRVKPERDNEIPPAYTKLQLTHGKYGSDNFDFKAFNQTKYSGLDTDLDHPYINPIVQLYRFVPEIFNFIVGCLKYENFSPNSILTELGYLYDMMQRSEGRVCLTSNLQATLDIIEENNSFKSTGFTSSKQSKKSNIEINYQTINDTPMNKKTSVGSNENLMTSTIQNFNEFLLDHLMTDELQRNIHSITLEEAFGFHLETNISSSCLHYEKNTSIVPTLTVCSPIKNNLKHNVRKLNNQTILPYIESSMKRTALMQSTCEVCNKQELVEYESIIKNLPPVLSLNLLLSDFEWGIAKTVKDWLTLEFHATISKDKAVLKNHPGELKTSNPIFKYELSGYIARITDTNGESRLVTYSRAFDANSKRFKWYMFNDYLVVEVEEEEALNISYWWKTIETVIYCDSEEIRKPFLSVDSYPINYNILYRDHFANGIRKDVIKQYTLLNKDDDKDVPKPGTLVAIDAEFVVLNEEISEIDCKGNKTIIKPKKTALARVSILRGDEGDKFGEPFVDDYIVNNDRIENYVTKYSGIEPGDLDIKYSSKQLVNRNVTYRKIWLLMQMGCVFVGHGLNNDFKQININIPNNQIRDTSIYFLQGKRYLSLRYLAFAILDSNIQEGNHDSIEDAFTALVLYKKYLSLKENNTLNHVLDVIYEEGRITNFKVPELTR, from the coding sequence ATGAATAATTGGCAACCATCATTTGTTAATTCTGTGGATTTAACagaacatttaaaaaaatcatattttagatacgatgataaagaaaaacaaattagTAAAATTGTCTTTGATGATTTTGCAAATTTGATTTGGTGTGGTGATACTTATGGTAGAGTGTCTTCTTATGATATCAATTCTCAATTATACACTAGATGTACTTCTCATATTGGTGCGATTCCGgttaatgatattttaatacGTAAAGAAGGAATCATTTCATTATGTGACGATTCTAttcatatttcaaatagAAGAGGTGTAACAATATCAAGTATTACAAGTATGGAATTATCTGTGTTGACAGGTTTGAAAACTATGTGTTTTAATTCGAATGATTctcaaaattcaatttattgTGCTGGCAATAATACAAACACAGGTATCATTTCAATTGActtgaataaaaattgtCTATCTTCAATGATCGACTATAATCCAAAAGTTAAACTTTTATGTACAAGCAATAAAATCATATCTATTGGTAAACAATCAGgttcaattgatttattagatCCAAACTCAAATCATATTATCAAATCATTTGCAGGTCATTCTGCTACCATATCAGCTATGGATTCAAGGGATTATACTTTAACTACAGTAGGGAAATCAAAGCGTTTCAATAACACGTATGCAGATCCTTTTGTAAATGTATACGATTTAAGGATAATGAGACAACTACCGCCGATTTCGTTTTCAAAAGGAACTTCAATGGGTTCAGGAGGTGCTGATTTCGTTAGGTTACATCCAGTATTACCAACAATAATGACTGTAGCATCCGATCAAGGATCTTTTGATTTCGTTGATTTATCAAACCCAATATTGAGAACCCAATATGTACATCCTTGCAAGTCAATTAAAGCGATGGAACTCTCTCCAAATGGAGATCATATTGCATTTTTGAATAGCGACAACACTCTAAACCTTTGGTCACGTTCTGGTGGTAGTACAAATTGTACTAATAAACCAGAACCATTGGAATATCCggaatatattaatgatgGTGTAAACTCAGGTTTAacatcaattgataattttgattatcCATTAAGTTCTGTCGGTATGCcatattataatgaaaaattactCTCTGCATGGCCACAAGTAATCTTCCACAGTAACGGTACAATTCCCAAAGCTATAGATTCGAACTCACTACAATCCCCTAAAGTCAAAAATCCGACTTTAAATTCAAGAACAAGTTCAACCCAAACTGCTAATTCTCATTTAGCTTCAAAGCAATACCCACTATTAAGgtataataaatcaaaatatggACATGGTAATGTCGCTGAAACGTATGTATCACTATCTGAGATAAGAAAGAAGCAAAATACAAAATCTACTTTTGCAAATAAAGCCACTACATCCGGTAATGGGAATGGGAGTCAATCGGATGAATTAAGCGATATATTAAGGGTCAAACCAGAAAGAGATAATGAAATACCTCCTGCATATAcaaaattacaattaacACATGGTAAATATGGTTCAGATAATTTCGATTTCAAAGCATTTAATCAAACTAAATACTCAGGTTTAGATACCGATTTGGACCATCCATATATTAATCCAATTGTTCAACTGTATAGATTTGTTCCggaaatatttaatttcattgttggatgtttaaaatatgaaaacTTCAGTCCGAACTCCATTTTAACAGAGTTAGGTTATCTTTACGATATGATGCAAAGATCAGAAGGTAGGGTATGTTTAACGTCAAACTTACAAGCTACATTAGATATAATAGAGGAAAATAATTCCTTCAAGTCAACTGGTTTTACTTCATCCAAGCAGTctaaaaaatcaaatatagagataaattatcaaactATTAATGACACGCCTATGAATAAGAAAACCTCTGTTGGCAGTAACGAGAACTTAATGACAAGCACAAtacaaaattttaatgaatttctATTAGACCACTTAATGACTGACGAATTACAAAGAAACATACATAGTATAACGTTAGAAGAAGCATTTGGATTTCATCTAGAGacaaatatttcatctaGTTGTCTACATTACGAAAAGAATACTAGCATTGTTCCTACATTGACAGTTTGTTCACcaataaagaataatttgaaacatAATGTAAGGAAATTAAACAATCAAACAATATTACCATATATAGAGTCCTCAATGAAGAGAACCGCTTTGATGCAAAGCACGTGTGAGGTTTGTAATAAACAAGAACTTGTAGAGTATGAAAGTATTATCAAGAATTTGCCTCCTGTTTTatcattgaatttattattatctgaTTTTGAATGGGGTATCGCCAAAACAGTGAAAGACTGGCTAACGTTAGAATTCCATGCAACTATCTCTAAAGATAAAGCTGTATTGAAGAACCATCCTGGTGAACTGAAGACATCCAATccaattttcaaatatgaATTGAGTGGTTACATTGCGAGAATAACCGATACCAATGGTGAATCTAGATTGGTTACATATTCAAGAGCATTTGATGCGAACTCGAAGCGTTTCAAATGGTACATGTTCAACGACTATTTAGTGGTAGaagtagaagaagaagaggcTTTGAATATTTCGTATTGGTGGAAAACAATAGAAACCGTAATTTATTGTGATTCCGAAGAAATTAGGAAACCATTTTTATCGGTTGATAGTTAtccaataaattataatatactTTATCGTGACCATTTTGCAAACGGAATCAGAAAAGATGTTATCAAACAATACACGCTATTGaataaagatgatgataaagaCGTACCAAAACCAGGAACTCTAGTAGCAATCGATGCTGAATTTGTAGTTCTTAATGAAGAGATCAGTGAAATTGATTGTAAAGGTAACAAGACTATTATCAAACCTAAAAAGACAGCTCTAGCTCGTGTTTCCATTTTAAGAGGCGATGAAGGCGATAAATTTGGTGAACCATTTGTTGATGATTACATTGTTAACAATGATCgaattgaaaattatgTGACGAAATATAGTGGTATAGAACCTGGTGACTTAGACATCAAATATAGTTCCAAACAGTTAGTGAATAGAAATGTTACCTATAGAAAGATTTGGTTACTAATGCAAATGGGATGTGTGTTTGTAGGACATGggttaaataatgatttcaaacaaattaatattaacattCCAAACAACCAAATCAGAGATACatctatttatttcttaCAAGGTAAGAGATATTTATCACTGAGATACTTAGCGTTTGCAATCTTGGACAGTAACATTCAAGAAGGAAATCATGATTCAATCGAAGATGCATTCACAGCATTAGTCCTTtataagaaatatttaagCTTAAAGGAAAACAATACCCTGAATCATGTACTAGACGTCATCTACGAGGAAGGAAGAATCACCAATTTCAAAGTTCCAGAACTGACCAGATAG